From the genome of Phyllostomus discolor isolate MPI-MPIP mPhyDis1 chromosome 12, mPhyDis1.pri.v3, whole genome shotgun sequence, one region includes:
- the TMEM231 gene encoding transmembrane protein 231 isoform X2, translated as MALYEFFSQPVERSYRAGLCSKAAVFLLLATALTYIPPLLVAFRSHGFWLKRSSYEEQPTVRFQHQVLFLALLGPERGGFLAWSTFPAFNRLQGDHLRIPLVSTREEDRNQDGKMDMLHFKLELPLQSTEHVLGVQLILTFSYQLHRMSTFVMQSMAFLQSSFALPGSQLYVNGDLRLQQKQPLSYSGLDVRYNVSVINGTSPFAYDYDLTHIVAAYQERNGFWEIIKFAWIQYVSILLIFLWVFERIKRFVFQNQVVTTIPVTAVPQGELCKEHLS; from the exons ATGGCGCTCTACGAGTTCTTCTCTCAACCAGTCGAGCGCAGCTACCGCGCGGGGCTCTGCTCCAAGGCCGCAGTGTTCCTGCTGTTGGCCACCGCGCTCACATACATCCCGCCGCTGCTGGTGGCCTTCCGGAGCCATG GGTTTTGGCTGAAGAGGAGCAGCTACGAAGAGCAGCCCACCGTTCGCTTCCAGCACCAGGTGTTGTTCCTGGCCTTGCTGGGACCGGAGCGCGGCGGGTTCCTGGCCTGGAGCACGTTCCCCGCCTTCAACCGGCTGCAAGGGGATCACCTGCGCATCCCACTCGTTTCG ACTAGAGAAGAAGACAGGAACCAGGATGGGAAAATGGACATGCTACATTTTAAGCTGGAGCTTCCGCTGCAGTCCACGGAGCACGTTCTTGGTGTGCAACTCATCTTGACTTTCTCCTACCAATTGCAC AGGATGTCTACGTTCGTGATGCAGAGCATGGCATTTCTCCAGTCCTCCTTCGCTCTTCCGGGGTCCCAGCTATACGTGAATGGAGACCTGCGGCTGCAGCAGAAGCAGCCCCTGAGCTACAGTGGCCTAGACGTGCGATACAAT GTGTCCGTAATCAACGGGACCAGCCCTTTTGCCTATGACTATGACCTCACCCACATTGTTGCTGCCTATCAAGAAAGGAATG GATTCTGGGAAATTATAAAGTTTGCCTGGATCCAGTATGTCAGTATCCTACTTATCTTCCTCTGGGTGTTTGAAAGAATCAAAAGATTTGTGTTTCAGAATCAAGTGGTCACCACCATCCCTGTAACAGCAGTGCCGCAGGGAGAACTGTGCAAGGAGCACTTATCGTAG
- the TMEM231 gene encoding transmembrane protein 231 isoform X1, producing the protein MALYEFFSQPVERSYRAGLCSKAAVFLLLATALTYIPPLLVAFRSHGFWLKRSSYEEQPTVRFQHQVLFLALLGPERGGFLAWSTFPAFNRLQGDHLRIPLVSTREEDRNQDGKMDMLHFKLELPLQSTEHVLGVQLILTFSYQLHRMSTFVMQSMAFLQSSFALPGSQLYVNGDLRLQQKQPLSYSGLDVRYNVSVINGTSPFAYDYDLTHIVAAYQERNVTTVLTDPNPVWLVGRAAEAPFVINAVIRYPVEVISYLPGFWEIIKFAWIQYVSILLIFLWVFERIKRFVFQNQVVTTIPVTAVPQGELCKEHLS; encoded by the exons ATGGCGCTCTACGAGTTCTTCTCTCAACCAGTCGAGCGCAGCTACCGCGCGGGGCTCTGCTCCAAGGCCGCAGTGTTCCTGCTGTTGGCCACCGCGCTCACATACATCCCGCCGCTGCTGGTGGCCTTCCGGAGCCATG GGTTTTGGCTGAAGAGGAGCAGCTACGAAGAGCAGCCCACCGTTCGCTTCCAGCACCAGGTGTTGTTCCTGGCCTTGCTGGGACCGGAGCGCGGCGGGTTCCTGGCCTGGAGCACGTTCCCCGCCTTCAACCGGCTGCAAGGGGATCACCTGCGCATCCCACTCGTTTCG ACTAGAGAAGAAGACAGGAACCAGGATGGGAAAATGGACATGCTACATTTTAAGCTGGAGCTTCCGCTGCAGTCCACGGAGCACGTTCTTGGTGTGCAACTCATCTTGACTTTCTCCTACCAATTGCAC AGGATGTCTACGTTCGTGATGCAGAGCATGGCATTTCTCCAGTCCTCCTTCGCTCTTCCGGGGTCCCAGCTATACGTGAATGGAGACCTGCGGCTGCAGCAGAAGCAGCCCCTGAGCTACAGTGGCCTAGACGTGCGATACAAT GTGTCCGTAATCAACGGGACCAGCCCTTTTGCCTATGACTATGACCTCACCCACATTGTTGCTGCCTATCAAGAAAGGAATG TAACCACCGTCCTGACGGACCCCAACCCCGTCTGGCTGGTGGGAAGGGCTGCCGAAGCTCCATTTGTGATTAATGCTGTCATCCGATACCCAGTAGAAGTTATTTC TTATCTACCTGGATTCTGGGAAATTATAAAGTTTGCCTGGATCCAGTATGTCAGTATCCTACTTATCTTCCTCTGGGTGTTTGAAAGAATCAAAAGATTTGTGTTTCAGAATCAAGTGGTCACCACCATCCCTGTAACAGCAGTGCCGCAGGGAGAACTGTGCAAGGAGCACTTATCGTAG
- the LOC114488450 gene encoding LOW QUALITY PROTEIN: protein phosphatase inhibitor 2-like (The sequence of the model RefSeq protein was modified relative to this genomic sequence to represent the inferred CDS: substituted 1 base at 1 genomic stop codon), with protein MWAAAADKMRVAKGVHRAASWAGPDTKAAWSLCCEKDTVSRLRDSRCGHVSPKWAQRLLGQSRLAPSPSWTQRQAVTPSRQPTGAADNGMAASQASLRPTKGILKNKGSTTSSVVASNELQPELLPSRSGDKRRKKSQRWDEMSILATYHPADKDYGLKETDEASAPYHATRDSEATQALTPDTLANKSAAAEGSQPKYRVHEQGRSDEDCAFSPQEQGKKSLLTMEKKXQFEMKRKLHCSEGLNIKLGRQLSSKNLDNDEEDEEMSETAAGESMDMKESNQGSTRGDQVQTKSQSS; from the exons ATGTGGGCTGCAGCGGCAGACAAAATGCGGGTGGCCAAGGGCGTGCATAGAGCCGCCAGCTGGGCTGGGCCAGACACCAAAGCAGCGTGGTCATTGTGCTGTGAAAAAGACACCGTAAGCCGTCTTCGCGACAGCAGGTGCGGCCACGTTAGCCCCAAGTGGGCTCAGCGACTGCTTGGCCAGTCTAGGCTCGCGCCCAGCCCTTCCTGGACCCAACGTCAAGCAGTGACTCCGAGCAGACAACCGACCGGAGCTGCGGACAATGGCATGGCGGCCTCGCAGGCCTCACTCAGGCCCACAAAGGGGATCCTGAAGAACAAGGGCTCCACGACTTCCTCTGTGGTGGCCTCGAACGAACTGCAGCCCGAACTCCTGCCCAGCAGGAGTGGGGACAAACGGAGGAAAAAGTCCCAGAGGTGGGATGAAATGAGCATCCTGGCGACATACCATCCAGCAGACAAAGACTATGGCTTAAAGGAAACAGATGAAGCAAGCGCCCCATACCATGCAACGCGTGATTCAGAAGCCACTCAAGCACTGACCCCGGATACATTAGCTAACAAATCGGCCGCTGCTGAGGGCTCGCAGCCAAAATATCGGGTTCATGAACAGGGAAGAAGTGATGAAGACTGTGCCTTCTCACCTCAGGAACAAGGTAAAAAGtctttattga CTATGGAAAAAAAGTGACAGTTTGAAATGAAAAGGAAGCTTCACTGCAGTGAAGGACTGAATATTAAATTAGGTAGGCAATTAAGTTCAAAAAACCTAGATAATgatgaggaagatgaagaaatgtCAGAGACGGCAGCTGGAGAAAGTATGGATATGAAAGAATCAAATCAAGGATCTACTAGAGGTGACCAAGTGCAAACCAAATcacagagttcatag
- the GABARAPL2 gene encoding gamma-aminobutyric acid receptor-associated protein-like 2, with product MKWMFKEDHSLEHRCVESAKIRAKYPDRVPVIVEKVSGSQIVDIDKRKYLVPSDITVAQFMWIIRKRIQLPSEKAIFLFVDKTVPQSSLTMGQLYEKEKDEDGFLYVAYSGENTFGF from the exons ATGAAGTGGATGTTTAAGGAGGACCACTCTCTCG AACATAGATGCGTGGAATCTGCGAAGATCCGAGCGAAATATCCGGACCGGGTTCCG GTGATTGTGGAAAAAGTGTCAGGCTCTCAGATTGTTGACATTGACAAACGGAAGTATCTGGTTCCATCTGACATCACTGTGGCTCAGTTCATGTGGATCATCAGGAAAAGGATCCAGCTTCCTTCTGAAAAGGCAATCTTCCTGTTTGTGGATAAGACAGTCCCACAGTCCAG cctaactatgggacaactttacgagaaggaaaaagatgaagatggattcttgtatgtggcctACAGTGGAGAGAACACGTTTGGCTTCTGA